The following coding sequences lie in one Sedimentibacter sp. MB35-C1 genomic window:
- a CDS encoding ornithine cyclodeaminase family protein, with amino-acid sequence MNVIILKKDDICKIFSMKDAIKACRDALKIYSEGGSSIPLRTNIDIAGKGGQSLYMPGYAEGANALGIKIVSVYPNNVKRGLTAVPSTMVLLDEETGMVNSIIDGTYLTQIRTGAVSGAATDILARKDSAVLALIGTGGQAESQLDAVLSVRDIKEVRIHSKNIEHARKFADKMREKYKYKPSIEITAVLSSGEAVTGADIITTVTTSMQPTFDGRLIKKGAHINGVGSYTPAMQELDEWTLLNADKVYVDTRDGVLNESGDFIIPMKEGKFTKDIVTGELGEVILGKVPSRENEDEVTLFKTVGSSILDIVTSRRIYEKALASRIGKVVEI; translated from the coding sequence ATGAACGTTATTATTTTAAAAAAGGATGATATTTGTAAAATATTTTCCATGAAGGATGCTATTAAGGCTTGCAGGGACGCGCTGAAAATTTATTCTGAAGGAGGAAGTTCGATACCGCTTAGAACAAATATAGATATTGCCGGTAAAGGAGGTCAGAGCCTTTATATGCCGGGATATGCCGAAGGAGCGAATGCTCTTGGGATAAAAATTGTGTCTGTTTATCCCAATAATGTTAAACGTGGATTGACAGCAGTTCCTTCTACCATGGTTTTGCTTGATGAAGAAACAGGCATGGTAAATTCGATTATTGACGGAACATACCTAACGCAAATAAGAACTGGTGCTGTTTCCGGCGCGGCAACTGATATATTGGCAAGAAAAGATTCAGCTGTACTTGCTTTAATAGGTACAGGAGGACAGGCTGAAAGTCAGTTGGATGCCGTGCTAAGCGTGAGAGATATTAAGGAAGTAAGAATACACAGTAAAAATATTGAACATGCAAGAAAATTTGCTGATAAAATGAGAGAAAAGTATAAATATAAACCAAGCATTGAAATTACAGCAGTTTTATCCTCAGGAGAAGCCGTAACTGGTGCAGACATTATTACTACTGTAACAACGTCAATGCAGCCTACATTTGACGGAAGGCTGATTAAAAAAGGTGCTCATATAAACGGAGTAGGCTCATATACGCCTGCTATGCAGGAGTTAGATGAATGGACTCTTCTTAATGCGGACAAGGTATACGTTGACACAAGAGATGGTGTTCTCAATGAGAGCGGGGATTTTATTATACCTATGAAAGAAGGTAAATTTACTAAGGATATTGTGACAGGAGAACTTGGCGAAGTAATTTTAGGAAAGGTTCCTTCCAGAGAGAATGAGGATGAAGTTACCTTGTTTAAAACTGTGGGAAGCAGTATTTTAGATATTGTAACATCCCGTAGAATTTACGAAAAAGCATTAGCTAGCAGAATAGGGAAGGTTGTAGAAATTTAA
- a CDS encoding sigma-54-dependent Fis family transcriptional regulator — protein MFLNMNVKFKVMDIMDTNIIKVPPSKTVADIIEEFAEKDCGEAFVIETDSDGAENIQGMLTMSGIYKLIKENKSLRTPVSAAMNSSVLTVSPELHVEDAQKFMLKEKAKSAAVCNHGKIVGIIENHAIEYGCYKSIIEMRNELIEIIDHLHEGVCVVDKYGVVGLWNKSAEKLYNVSSDEIMGKKLKDFFPTALLNIVLERKKAIENVYHSPRENSVVAISAKPIMTNNCIIGAVSSETDITERANLTIKLEEAKERVSFLETEYKKLTEDCCQMGSIIGRSKKITEVIVLAKQLSKTDVNVLITGESGTGKEVFARAIHTESGRKGDFVAINCGAVPENLLESELFGYEGGAFTGALSKGKKGKFFLADKGTLFLDEIGEMPLDMQVKLLRVLQDGEIHPLGGEKPIKVDARIIAATNQNLQKMMNNGEFREDLYYRLNVVTLYLPPLRERSMDIPLFINEFLKEFSERHHKEVRSISPQILKILLDYEWKGNIRELKNTIERLVVLSDDKSINIEALPEDILKNVNEKSINELDQYNLQKVLENTEKKIITQVMKLNENNKKKAAEMLNIPRSTLYYKLKQYTIE, from the coding sequence ATGTTTCTCAATATGAATGTCAAATTTAAGGTTATGGATATCATGGACACTAATATCATTAAGGTTCCACCAAGCAAAACAGTTGCGGATATAATAGAAGAATTTGCGGAAAAAGACTGCGGTGAAGCCTTTGTGATTGAAACTGATTCTGATGGTGCGGAAAATATACAGGGAATGCTCACAATGAGTGGAATTTATAAGCTTATAAAGGAAAATAAATCATTGAGGACTCCTGTAAGTGCTGCTATGAATTCTTCTGTGCTTACTGTATCACCTGAATTACATGTTGAAGATGCGCAGAAATTTATGCTTAAGGAAAAAGCTAAGAGCGCAGCTGTATGCAATCATGGTAAAATTGTAGGCATTATTGAAAATCATGCTATTGAATACGGATGCTATAAATCAATAATTGAAATGAGAAATGAACTGATCGAAATAATAGATCACCTGCATGAAGGCGTATGTGTGGTAGATAAGTACGGTGTAGTAGGCCTTTGGAATAAAAGTGCAGAAAAGTTGTATAATGTAAGCTCAGACGAAATCATGGGAAAGAAATTAAAAGATTTTTTTCCTACTGCGCTGTTAAATATAGTTTTGGAAAGAAAAAAAGCCATAGAGAATGTTTATCATTCGCCGAGAGAAAATTCTGTCGTGGCTATATCGGCAAAGCCTATTATGACAAACAATTGTATTATTGGGGCTGTGTCATCAGAGACAGATATTACAGAGAGAGCAAATCTAACTATAAAGCTTGAAGAAGCAAAAGAAAGAGTGAGCTTTCTTGAAACAGAATATAAGAAGCTTACGGAAGACTGCTGCCAAATGGGATCAATAATAGGCAGAAGCAAAAAGATTACGGAAGTTATTGTGTTAGCTAAGCAGCTGTCCAAAACAGACGTGAACGTATTGATTACCGGTGAAAGCGGTACGGGCAAAGAAGTTTTTGCCAGAGCGATACATACTGAAAGCGGGCGTAAAGGCGACTTTGTTGCAATAAACTGCGGAGCTGTTCCGGAAAATTTGCTTGAAAGTGAATTGTTTGGATATGAAGGGGGCGCTTTTACAGGAGCTCTTTCAAAAGGTAAGAAGGGCAAATTTTTTCTTGCAGATAAGGGAACATTGTTTTTAGATGAAATAGGTGAGATGCCGCTTGATATGCAGGTAAAACTTTTGAGAGTTCTTCAGGATGGAGAAATCCATCCGCTGGGAGGGGAAAAGCCGATAAAAGTCGATGCGCGAATTATAGCGGCAACGAATCAGAATCTGCAAAAAATGATGAATAATGGAGAGTTCAGGGAAGATCTTTATTATAGGCTTAATGTTGTTACACTGTATCTTCCGCCATTAAGAGAAAGGTCAATGGATATACCGCTGTTTATTAATGAATTTCTTAAAGAGTTTTCAGAGAGGCACCATAAGGAAGTAAGGAGCATTTCCCCTCAAATTCTTAAGATACTTTTGGATTATGAATGGAAGGGAAATATAAGAGAGCTGAAAAATACAATAGAGCGTCTTGTGGTATTGTCAGATGACAAATCAATAAATATAGAGGCGCTTCCTGAAGACATTTTAAAAAATGTAAACGAAAAAAGCATTAATGAGCTTGACCAGTACAATCTTCAGAAAGTACTTGAAAATACTGAAAAAAAAATAATAACTCAAGTTATGAAACTTAATGAAAATAACAAAAAGAAGGCGGCTGAAATGCTAAATATTCCAAGAAGCACTCTATATTATAAATTAAAACAGTATACTATTGAATAG
- the prdC gene encoding proline reductase-associated electron transfer protein PrdC, whose amino-acid sequence MDFRFLLRQHVGAPCVPMVKVSDQVRRGQKIAEPNGLGAYIHSSVNGKVSEINDTEIIISGDENQSKEYLPIDDTKDFLEAIKESGIVGAGGAGFPTHVKLKTKIPGGYAIVNAAECEPVLGHNIQYIEKFASKIISGLKIVMEITDAEHGIVAIKPKHKHAINVLEKAIGKDNIKIKFLPDLYPAGDERVIVREILGIELKPGQLPSEANAVIQNVETVKNIAFAVEDRKPVIDKDVTVGGRVRNAGDGKTFLDVPIGYPVKKLIDSLGGYIEPHGEIVLGGPFTGKHGSEEAPVTKILGGILVAMPFPTDKRKFGILACECGAQESRLKEIVNAMGGQVVAEEKCKRMTEVNGRYRCELPGVCPGQAQTVISLRKKGAEVILTGSCGDUTNTVMTVTPRLGVPTYHHTDHVLRAAGHKLVRKIKE is encoded by the coding sequence ATGGATTTTAGATTTCTCTTGAGACAACATGTAGGCGCACCCTGCGTTCCGATGGTAAAAGTATCGGATCAGGTAAGAAGAGGTCAAAAAATAGCCGAGCCTAACGGACTTGGAGCATATATTCACAGCAGCGTAAACGGAAAAGTATCTGAAATAAATGATACGGAAATTATTATTTCGGGAGATGAAAATCAATCGAAAGAATATCTTCCTATCGATGACACAAAGGATTTTCTTGAAGCAATAAAGGAATCCGGAATTGTCGGAGCCGGAGGAGCAGGATTTCCAACACATGTGAAATTAAAGACCAAAATTCCCGGCGGTTATGCAATTGTTAATGCTGCGGAGTGCGAGCCCGTTTTAGGCCATAATATACAATATATTGAAAAATTCGCTTCTAAAATTATAAGTGGATTAAAAATAGTTATGGAAATTACTGATGCGGAACACGGAATTGTGGCTATAAAGCCTAAACACAAGCATGCGATCAATGTGCTTGAAAAAGCAATAGGAAAAGATAATATTAAAATTAAATTTCTTCCGGATTTGTACCCGGCCGGAGATGAGAGAGTTATAGTCAGAGAGATTCTAGGGATAGAATTAAAACCCGGGCAATTGCCGAGTGAAGCAAATGCAGTAATACAAAATGTTGAAACAGTAAAAAATATTGCTTTTGCGGTTGAAGACAGAAAACCTGTAATAGACAAAGATGTTACAGTGGGAGGCAGAGTAAGAAATGCTGGGGATGGTAAAACATTTCTGGATGTGCCGATAGGATACCCGGTAAAAAAACTTATTGATTCCCTTGGAGGATACATTGAACCACATGGGGAAATAGTACTGGGAGGACCATTTACAGGCAAGCATGGAAGTGAAGAAGCTCCTGTAACAAAAATACTTGGTGGAATTCTTGTGGCAATGCCTTTCCCTACTGATAAGAGAAAATTCGGCATACTTGCATGTGAATGCGGAGCTCAGGAAAGCAGACTTAAAGAAATTGTAAATGCAATGGGTGGTCAGGTAGTTGCTGAAGAAAAATGCAAAAGGATGACTGAAGTAAACGGCAGATACAGATGTGAGCTTCCAGGAGTTTGTCCCGGACAGGCACAGACTGTTATAAGCCTTAGAAAAAAAGGTGCTGAAGTTATTTTAACAGGAAGCTGTGGTGACTGAACTAACACTGTAATGACAGTTACTCCTAGGTTAGGAGTTCCAACATATCACCACACTGACCATGTTCTTAGGGCAGCAGGCCATAAGTTAGTAAGAAAAATAAAAGAATAG
- the prdA gene encoding D-proline reductase (dithiol) proprotein PrdA, which translates to MSITPETAEQHKKDYAVVCCRTEAGKIIEADSLEDPAIFADLEDSGLLNIPDNCLKIGEVLGAKLISTIDSLTPITPDVVEGAKINEDNGAEVAKLTETVTEEVAEKPAIVPVAPSNAGVLKIHIGEGKDINLEIPMGYSSVGTGVSSAKAEEAAAVQETVLNEVQVNGELPEKKIRELVKKHYKIDKVELGPETKIEGTTLFIRENICEDAIKESDLVKKIKFDIITPDKYNLYSETIMDVQPIATKEGDSKIGTGVTRVLDGVILMVTGVDEGGVQIGEFGSSEGILEENIMWNRPGSPDKGEIFIKTEVVIQEHTNMERRGPYAAHKASDFITQEIRNALKKLDDESLVVNTELTEQYRRPGKKKVVVVKEIMGQGAMHDNLILPVEPVGVLGGKPNVDLGNLPVMMSPLEVLDGGIHALTCIGPASKECSRHYWREPLVIEAMNDPDIDLCGVIFVGSPQINSEKFYVSERLGMIVEGLDVDGAVVTTEGFGNNHIDFVSHIEQIGMRGIPVVGMSFCAVQGALVVGNPYVKYMVDNNKSQEGIENEVLSCNTLCPEDAVRAVSMLKSVMSGEEVKEAERKWNANVKENNLELIEKECDVNIERQKNEQSLPMSQKRKEKYS; encoded by the coding sequence ATGTCCATTACTCCAGAAACTGCTGAACAACACAAAAAGGATTATGCGGTGGTATGCTGCAGGACAGAAGCCGGCAAGATTATTGAAGCCGATTCATTGGAAGATCCTGCTATATTTGCAGACTTAGAAGATTCAGGGTTGCTAAACATTCCTGATAACTGTTTAAAGATAGGTGAAGTATTAGGTGCAAAGCTAATATCAACCATTGATTCTTTAACACCGATTACTCCGGATGTTGTCGAAGGGGCAAAAATAAATGAAGATAATGGTGCTGAAGTAGCAAAATTAACTGAGACAGTTACTGAAGAAGTTGCTGAAAAACCGGCAATTGTACCTGTGGCACCAAGTAATGCAGGTGTTTTAAAAATACACATTGGAGAGGGAAAAGACATTAATTTAGAAATTCCGATGGGGTATTCATCTGTGGGAACAGGCGTGTCATCTGCAAAAGCAGAAGAAGCAGCAGCTGTTCAAGAAACAGTGCTAAATGAAGTTCAGGTTAATGGTGAATTACCTGAAAAGAAAATAAGAGAGCTTGTTAAAAAGCACTATAAAATTGATAAAGTTGAATTAGGACCTGAAACTAAAATTGAAGGTACTACATTATTTATCAGAGAAAATATCTGTGAAGATGCAATTAAAGAAAGCGACTTAGTTAAAAAAATCAAATTTGACATTATTACTCCTGACAAATACAACTTGTACAGCGAGACTATAATGGATGTTCAGCCTATTGCAACTAAGGAAGGCGATTCTAAGATAGGTACCGGAGTTACAAGAGTATTAGACGGTGTAATATTAATGGTTACTGGCGTGGATGAAGGCGGAGTACAGATAGGCGAATTTGGTTCTTCAGAAGGAATCCTTGAAGAAAACATTATGTGGAACAGACCTGGATCACCTGATAAAGGCGAGATATTTATCAAGACAGAGGTAGTAATTCAGGAACATACAAACATGGAAAGACGCGGACCTTATGCTGCTCACAAGGCTTCAGACTTTATCACGCAGGAAATTAGAAATGCGTTAAAGAAATTGGATGATGAGAGTTTGGTTGTTAACACAGAATTAACAGAACAATACAGAAGACCCGGCAAGAAAAAAGTGGTTGTAGTAAAAGAAATAATGGGTCAGGGAGCAATGCATGATAACTTGATACTTCCAGTTGAACCTGTAGGTGTTTTAGGTGGAAAGCCAAATGTTGATTTAGGAAATCTTCCTGTAATGATGAGCCCGCTGGAAGTATTGGATGGAGGTATTCATGCACTCACATGCATAGGACCTGCTTCTAAGGAATGCTCAAGACATTATTGGAGAGAGCCTCTTGTAATTGAAGCTATGAATGATCCCGACATTGATCTTTGCGGTGTAATATTTGTAGGAAGTCCACAGATAAACTCTGAAAAATTCTATGTATCTGAAAGACTTGGAATGATTGTTGAAGGACTGGATGTTGACGGAGCTGTTGTAACTACAGAAGGCTTTGGAAACAACCATATCGACTTCGTAAGTCATATTGAACAGATAGGAATGAGAGGAATCCCTGTTGTAGGTATGTCATTCTGTGCTGTTCAGGGCGCTCTGGTAGTAGGAAATCCATATGTAAAATACATGGTGGATAACAACAAATCTCAGGAGGGTATTGAAAATGAGGTTCTCTCTTGTAATACTCTGTGTCCTGAAGATGCAGTACGTGCGGTAAGCATGCTCAAGTCTGTTATGTCCGGAGAAGAAGTGAAGGAAGCCGAAAGAAAATGGAATGCAAATGTTAAGGAAAACAATTTGGAGCTTATAGAAAAAGAATGCGACGTTAATATAGAAAGACAAAAAAATGAACAGTCGCTTCCAATGAGCCAAAAAAGGAAAGAGAAGTACTCATAA
- a CDS encoding CBO2463/CBO2479 domain-containing protein: protein MKYGEKTIYVEGIITRVTDGSMEVDFKGRLGHISVPLRMVITDYPLEVGQEVALNMSFLEVISPKVNEKYRSNFDRHIEVEEVKNESDS from the coding sequence ATGAAGTACGGCGAAAAGACAATATATGTCGAAGGCATTATAACCAGAGTAACAGACGGCTCGATGGAGGTTGATTTTAAAGGAAGGTTGGGACATATAAGTGTTCCACTTAGAATGGTAATAACAGATTATCCTTTGGAAGTAGGGCAGGAAGTTGCGCTGAATATGAGCTTTTTAGAAGTCATAAGCCCAAAAGTTAATGAAAAATATAGAAGCAATTTTGATAGACATATTGAAGTTGAGGAGGTAAAAAATGAGTCAGATAGTTAA
- the prdB gene encoding D-proline reductase (dithiol) protein PrdB — MSQIVKGLQSEIFAPITPPSVFTPVTMELKDMKVALASAAGIHLKSDKRFNLAGDFTYRIVPGDTPTSELMVSHGGYDNGDVNKDVNCMFPLDRLRELKEEGLIKEVAESHVGFMGGGGNQQKFTEETGPQIAKILKDENVDAVLLTAGUGTCHRSAVIVQRAIEEAGIPTIIIAALPPVVRQNGTPRAVSPRVPMGANAGEPNNPEMQRNIVRDTLKQLVEIQTPGKIVPLPYEYIAKV; from the coding sequence ATGAGTCAGATAGTTAAAGGCTTACAATCTGAAATATTTGCCCCAATTACACCACCATCTGTTTTCACTCCTGTTACAATGGAGTTGAAAGATATGAAGGTGGCATTGGCATCAGCTGCCGGAATACACTTGAAAAGTGATAAAAGATTTAATTTAGCAGGAGATTTTACTTACAGAATAGTTCCTGGAGATACTCCTACAAGTGAATTAATGGTATCACACGGCGGTTATGATAATGGCGATGTTAATAAGGATGTAAACTGTATGTTTCCTCTTGACAGGTTGAGAGAGCTTAAAGAGGAAGGGTTAATTAAAGAAGTGGCTGAAAGTCATGTAGGATTTATGGGAGGCGGCGGAAATCAGCAGAAATTTACTGAAGAAACCGGACCTCAGATAGCTAAAATATTGAAGGATGAGAATGTGGATGCAGTGCTGCTTACAGCAGGCTGAGGTACTTGCCACCGCTCTGCCGTGATTGTGCAGAGAGCGATTGAGGAAGCTGGAATACCAACTATTATTATAGCAGCTCTTCCTCCGGTAGTGCGCCAAAATGGTACTCCGAGAGCCGTATCTCCAAGAGTCCCTATGGGTGCTAATGCAGGTGAACCGAATAATCCTGAGATGCAAAGAAATATTGTTAGAGATACACTTAAGCAATTGGTTGAAATTCAGACACCAGGTAAGATTGTTCCACTGCCTTACGAATATATTGCTAAGGTTTAA
- the prdD gene encoding proline reductase cluster protein PrdD, with amino-acid sequence MKLEYNQEIVIRRLVIKSYHITEVEANDEFLINNRTLAIQNNYFNKIIDNNEYVEKIDVHVIKPGEHNRFVNSIMDIIPISTKVLGVIGEGITHTLTGVYVMMTGADKNGVQMAEFGSSEGILKEKLFLGKAGTPGENDYIIHVDITFKEGLMSNRMYPTEGHRLCDSFIQEIRNILKKIPAQEFNEKYEYFDKIRPGKKRVAIVKQIAGQGTMYDNQLFSEEPSGFAGGKSIIDMKNLPIVLSPNEYRDGALRAMV; translated from the coding sequence ATGAAATTGGAATACAATCAGGAAATAGTAATAAGAAGACTTGTTATTAAGTCGTATCACATAACAGAGGTTGAAGCTAACGATGAATTTTTAATAAATAACAGAACTCTTGCTATTCAGAACAATTACTTTAATAAGATAATTGATAATAATGAATATGTGGAAAAAATTGATGTTCATGTTATAAAACCAGGTGAGCATAATAGATTTGTCAATAGCATTATGGATATTATCCCAATATCAACTAAAGTGCTTGGAGTGATAGGAGAAGGAATAACCCACACTTTAACAGGAGTGTATGTTATGATGACCGGCGCTGATAAAAATGGTGTACAAATGGCTGAATTTGGATCCTCAGAAGGTATTTTGAAAGAAAAATTATTTCTTGGAAAAGCAGGAACTCCTGGAGAGAACGATTATATAATTCATGTTGATATAACATTTAAAGAAGGGTTAATGTCAAACAGAATGTATCCAACGGAGGGACACAGGCTATGCGATTCTTTTATACAAGAAATAAGAAATATATTAAAAAAAATACCTGCGCAAGAATTTAATGAAAAGTATGAATACTTCGACAAAATTAGGCCTGGTAAAAAGAGAGTAGCTATTGTCAAGCAAATAGCGGGGCAGGGAACTATGTACGACAACCAGTTATTCAGCGAAGAACCTTCAGGATTTGCCGGTGGGAAATCCATAATTGACATGAAAAATCTCCCTATTGTTCTTAGCCCTAATGAATATAGGGACGGAGCACTGAGAGCAATGGTATAA
- a CDS encoding glycine/sarcosine/betaine reductase component B subunit, with protein MGIGPSTKETTLHHFRDPLLEIASSDDDLDVVGVVLVGTPQDNEYKNFVGKRTAAWLEAMRVDGAIISCDGWGNSHVDYANTIEEIGKRNIPLVGMAFIGTQAQFVVTNKYMDTIVDINKSEEGIETENVGENNASKIDAKKAVALLKLKMRRGRK; from the coding sequence ATGGGTATAGGACCATCGACTAAAGAGACGACACTTCATCATTTTAGAGATCCTTTACTGGAAATTGCTTCATCTGATGATGATTTAGATGTTGTAGGAGTAGTACTTGTGGGAACTCCGCAAGATAATGAGTATAAAAATTTTGTAGGTAAAAGAACTGCTGCGTGGCTGGAAGCAATGAGGGTTGATGGAGCTATCATATCCTGTGACGGATGGGGAAACAGCCATGTGGATTATGCTAACACTATTGAAGAGATAGGGAAACGTAATATCCCTTTGGTAGGTATGGCATTTATAGGAACTCAGGCACAATTTGTTGTTACAAATAAGTATATGGATACTATTGTGGATATAAATAAGTCTGAAGAAGGAATAGAAACAGAAAATGTCGGAGAAAATAATGCAAGTAAGATTGATGCGAAAAAAGCTGTTGCATTGTTAAAATTAAAAATGCGGAGAGGGCGTAAGTAG
- a CDS encoding proline racemase, with amino-acid sequence MKFSRSIVAIDSHTMGEPTRVIVGGVPSIKGATMPEKKKYLEDHMDYIRTSIMHEPRGHNDMFGSIITQPTSDKADIGIIFMDGGGYLNMCGHGSIGAATVVVENGMVPMVEPVTEINLEAPAGIVKAKVFVECGKVKEVSITNVPAFLYKRDVKINVPEIGEIILDISFGGSFFAILNAKQLGLEIIPANADKLKNIGMVIRDVVNKEIKVQHPTLPHINTVDLVEIYDEPTNPEATYKNVVVFGDGQVDRSPCGTGTSAKMATLYAKGKLKLGEPFVYESIIGTLFRGRVLETTKVGDLDAIVPEITGSAYITGYSNYVIDDSDPVRHGFMLQ; translated from the coding sequence ATGAAATTTTCTAGAAGTATAGTGGCTATAGATTCTCATACTATGGGAGAACCTACAAGAGTAATTGTAGGAGGTGTACCATCAATAAAAGGTGCAACTATGCCGGAAAAGAAAAAATATTTAGAAGATCACATGGACTATATTAGAACATCAATTATGCACGAACCGAGAGGGCATAATGATATGTTCGGATCTATTATTACACAGCCAACATCTGATAAAGCGGATATCGGTATTATCTTTATGGATGGGGGAGGATACCTGAATATGTGCGGTCATGGTTCCATAGGAGCTGCGACGGTTGTTGTTGAAAATGGAATGGTTCCTATGGTTGAGCCTGTAACAGAAATAAATTTGGAAGCTCCGGCCGGCATAGTGAAAGCAAAAGTTTTCGTAGAATGCGGTAAAGTAAAAGAAGTATCTATAACTAATGTACCGGCTTTTCTCTATAAGAGAGATGTAAAAATAAATGTTCCTGAAATTGGAGAAATTATATTAGATATTTCATTTGGAGGAAGCTTTTTTGCAATATTAAATGCAAAGCAGCTTGGTCTCGAGATTATACCTGCTAATGCAGATAAGTTGAAAAATATTGGAATGGTTATTCGCGACGTCGTTAATAAGGAGATTAAGGTACAACATCCTACTCTTCCGCATATCAACACAGTTGACTTGGTGGAAATATATGACGAGCCGACTAATCCAGAAGCAACATATAAGAATGTAGTTGTGTTTGGTGACGGACAAGTAGATCGATCGCCATGCGGAACGGGAACATCAGCGAAAATGGCCACATTGTATGCAAAAGGTAAGCTAAAACTGGGTGAACCATTTGTGTATGAAAGCATAATAGGGACGTTGTTCAGAGGCAGAGTTCTAGAAACAACTAAAGTAGGGGATCTAGATGCAATAGTTCCGGAAATTACAGGCAGTGCTTATATTACAGGATACAGTAACTACGTCATAGATGACAGTGACCCAGTAAGGCATGGATTTATGCTACAGTAA
- a CDS encoding sulfite exporter TauE/SafE family protein: protein MVSILLSVLGLFTLAFLVVFLKDFFANKNNLEEETNWLKSGIIGLLTNFFDTLGIGSFAPTTALLRTFKQIKDRVIPGTLNVSCTVPVVIEAFAFITVVKVEPITLTSMLVAAVLGSVLGAGYVSKMPEKKIQLIMGVALLATAFLMFSKQLGWIAGLGTGTEIGLTGAKLIAAVVGNFILGALMTAGIGLYAPCMALVYILGMSPAVAFPVMMGSCAFLMPVASIKFVKEGAYNRKVSLAITIGGIIGVLLAVFVFTSLPLDVLTWLVIAVVTYTGITLLKASMKEVAIEAAETNNKPIQ from the coding sequence ATGGTAAGTATATTACTCAGTGTCTTAGGACTGTTTACATTAGCATTTCTAGTTGTATTTTTAAAAGACTTTTTTGCAAATAAGAATAATCTTGAGGAAGAAACAAACTGGTTGAAGTCAGGCATAATTGGGCTTCTAACAAATTTCTTTGACACTCTGGGAATAGGAAGTTTTGCTCCTACGACAGCTTTGCTGAGAACATTTAAACAAATAAAAGATAGAGTAATTCCGGGAACTTTAAATGTTTCTTGTACAGTACCGGTTGTAATCGAAGCGTTTGCGTTTATAACTGTAGTTAAGGTAGAACCGATAACTTTGACATCGATGTTGGTAGCTGCTGTACTGGGTTCGGTACTTGGTGCAGGATATGTTTCTAAGATGCCGGAAAAGAAAATACAGCTTATCATGGGAGTTGCATTGCTTGCAACAGCATTCTTGATGTTTTCTAAGCAGTTGGGATGGATTGCAGGATTAGGAACAGGAACTGAAATTGGACTTACAGGAGCCAAATTAATTGCAGCAGTAGTCGGCAACTTCATACTGGGTGCATTAATGACGGCAGGAATAGGACTTTATGCTCCGTGCATGGCTTTAGTTTATATACTTGGAATGTCTCCGGCTGTTGCTTTCCCTGTTATGATGGGTTCTTGCGCATTCTTAATGCCAGTAGCTTCTATTAAGTTTGTAAAAGAAGGGGCGTACAACAGAAAGGTATCATTAGCAATTACTATAGGCGGTATAATAGGTGTATTATTAGCTGTATTTGTATTCACTTCACTGCCATTGGATGTGTTAACTTGGCTTGTAATTGCAGTAGTAACATACACAGGTATAACTTTGTTGAAAGCTTCAATGAAAGAGGTAGCGATAGAAGCTGCTGAAACAAACAATAAACCAATTCAATAA